The following proteins are co-located in the Phyllostomus discolor isolate MPI-MPIP mPhyDis1 chromosome 1, mPhyDis1.pri.v3, whole genome shotgun sequence genome:
- the C1H15orf39 gene encoding uncharacterized protein C15orf39 homolog isoform X1, translating into MAEKRPQGPLGPMLYGKLPRLEANSGPRHSLAPSAANQDPCNYKGAYFCPMEGAAKAGPERLASWTRYPPLCPASMAGSPLREDSLLASCLLYRPPAGSSEKVQDSGPGELLPFSPQAHSYPCPPLAAPKPVYRSPLCYGLSACLGEGAAKRSLDVDWTLMAGPLLPPADAPCSLTLAPGKGQSLDGTFLRGVSVGGSGKDSSGSFSPCQAFLDKYQTVHSTGFLASKYAGPYSGDPKQSLSEGPPSPWTQLAQPLGPAYQDTVPSHYPLSPPAQALSCPPACHHPEKQSSYSSVPPLQPLGAHKGAGYLAGGLSSPYLRHQTAQTPCMPPVGLDTYSYPSVPLPAPSPGLKVEPPLAPRCPLDFAPQSLGFPYARDDLVLYGASPGLRGTPPSQNSVQAVPQPSAVQQVCQPMSASQPCPEPVTEVRETQETMWLPSCRKEQLQPQLKEHPRAPIVIGDSPVPRTPPALPSCAQEHRSVLDSQGTLSPGSPPMPIIDNVFSLAPYRDYLDVQTPEAASEPDAAQPPKDSHDQDSRETPPAQEAPLRERCSLREEVALDLSVKKPMAEAPPVKVPSPAADPELPVAVGVPGAGSTVSELPGLPVTTEATPKTNFHSSVAFMFRKFKILRPAPLPAAMVPSVPTSVPASDQPAPTSTSMPIGLQILTQPLPVACFDLALPSSPAVSVAATAPTVAPSHAAAQAPTPASTPVTVDSPEQYFAGLHESLCDAISGSVAHSPPEKLREWLETAGPWGQAAWQDGQAVQGLLGRLLSQLQRFVCTQQCPFPHVVRAGAIFVPIHLVKERLFPRLPPASVDHVLQEHRVELRPTTLSEERALRERALRGCTSRMLKLLALRQLPDIYPDLLGLQWRDCVRRQLGDFDTEAGYVPSSEPTMARDEPDSLSLAQKSPIPKARKLGRKPPTPGPEKAEATAGGESHGASPAPDASASLPSPTLRARCRRLLATAWLNGLALPTWGHKASGAALPSPRPQLLSGQSHHL; encoded by the exons ATGGCGGAGAAGCGGCCACAGGGCCCCCTGGGGCCCATGCTCTACGGCAAGCTGCCCCGTCTAGAGGCCAACTCTGGACCCCGGCACAGCTTGGCTCCCTCTGCTGCTAACCAGGACCCCTGCAACTACAAGGGTGCCTACTTCTGCCCCATGGAGGGTGCTGCCAAAGCAGGGCCAGAGCGGTTGGCATCCTGGACCCGGTACCCACCTTTGTGTCCTGCCAGCATGGCAGGATCCCCACTTCGGGAAGACAGCCTGTTGGCCAGCTGTCTGCTCTATCGCCCACCGGCAGGAAGCTCTGAGAAGGTGCAGGACTCTGGCCCTGGTGAGCTCCTGCCCTTCAGTCCCCAGGCTCATTCCTACCCATGCCCCCCGCTGGCAGCACCCAAACCCGTCTATCGCAGCCCTCTGTGTTATGGGCTCTCGGCTTGCCTGGGGGAAGGGGCGGCGAAGAGGTCATTGGATGTTGATTGGACACTGATGGCTGGGCCCCTGTTACCCCCTGCCGATGCACCTTGTTCTCTGACCCTGGCTCCTGGCAAGGGTCAGTCCCTGGATGGCACCTTCTTGCGTGGAGTGTCAGTTGGGGGATCTGGCAAAGACTCCTCAGGGAGCTTCTCCCCGTGCCAGGCATTCCTGGACAAGTATCAGACCGTCCACAGCACGGGCTTCCTGGCCTCCAAGTATGCAGGACCTTATTCTGGGGACCCCAAGCAGTCATTGTCTGAGGGACCTCCCAGTCCTTGGACCCAGCTGGCCCAACCCTTGGGGCCAGCCTACCAGGATACAGTGCCCTCCCACTACCCACTCTCTCCACCTGCACAGGCTCTGTCCTGCCCTCCAGCCTGTCACCACCCAGAGAAGCAGAGCAGCTACAGCTCGGTGCCCCCACTACAGCCTCTGGGAGCCCACAAGGGAGCTGGGTACCTGGCTGGTGGGCTGAGTAGCCCCTACCTGAGGCACCAGACAGCCCAGACACCCTGCATGCCCCCAGTGGGGCTGGACACTTACTCCTatccctctgttcccctcccagcaccctcacCAGGCCTTAAGGTGGAGCCACCTCTTGCTCCACGGTGCCCACTTGACTTTGCCCCCCAGTCACTGGGCTTTCCTTATGCACGGGATGACCTTGTTCTCTATGGGGCATCCCCAGGGCTCAGAGGGACACCACCTTCCCAGAACAGTGTTCAGGCTGTGCCACAGCCCAGCGCCGTCCAGCAAGTGTGCCAGCCCATGAGTGCCAGTCAGCCATGCCCAGAGCCTGTGACTGAAGTACGGGAAACTCAGGAGACCATGTGGCTGCCGAGCTGCAGGAAAGaacagctccagccccagctcaaAGAGCACCCTAGGGCACCCATTGTCATTGGAGATAGTCCAGTTCCCCGCACCCCCCCAGCACTCCCATCCTGTGCCCAGGAGCACCGGTCTGTTCTAGACAGCCAGGGCACGCTGTCCCCTGGCTCTCCACCCATGCCCATCATCGACAATGTCTTCAGCCTGGCCCCCTACCGTGACTATCTAGATGTGCAGACACCCGAGGCTGCCTCTGAGCCTGATGCGGCCCAACCCCCCAAGGACAGCCATGACCAAGACTCCAGGGAGACTCCGCCTGCCCAGGAGGCCCCTTTAAGGGAGCGTTGCTCACTTAGGGAGGAAGTGGCACTGGACTTGAGTGTGAAGAAACCCATGGCAGAGGCTCCTCCTGTCAAGGTCCCCAGTCCTGCGGCAGACCCCGAGCTCCCTGTAGCCGTGGGTGTGCCGGGCGCAGGGAGCACAGTCTCAGAATTACCTGGGTTGCCAGTGACCACTGAAGCCACCCCAAAGACCAACTTCCACAGCTCTGTGGCCTTCATGTTTCGAAAATTCAAGATCCTCCGGCCAGCACCTTTGCCTGCAGCCATGGTCCCATCCGTGCCCACCTCGGTCCCTGCCTCTGACCAGCCTGCACCCACCTCTACATCCATGCCCATTGGACTGCAGATTCTCACCCAGCCCTTGCCTGTGGCCTGCTTTGACCTGGCGCTGCCCAGTTCTCCAGCTGTATCTGTGGCCGCCACAGCCCCTACTGTGGCTCCATCACATGCTGCAGCCCAGGCTCCAACTCCAGCTTCTACCCCTGTCACAGTGGACTCCCCAGAGCAATACTTTGCAGGGCTGCATGAGTCCCTGTGTGATGCCATCTCCGGCTCAGTGGCCCACTCCCCACCCGAGAAGCTGCGCGAATGGCTGGAGACAGCTGGGCCGTGGGGCCAGGCAGCGTGGCAGGACGGCCAGgctgtgcaggggctgctgggcaggCTGCTGTCCCAGCTGCAGCGCTTCGTGTGCACACAGCAGTGCCCCTTCCCCCACGTCGTGCGGGCTGGCGCCATCTTTGTGCCCATCCACCTGGTGAAGGAGCGGCTCTTCCCAAGGCTGCCGCCTGCTTCTGTGGACCACGTGCTGCAGGAGCATCGGGTGGAGCTGCGACCCACCACACTGTCAGAGGAGCGGGCGTTGCGGGAGCGGGCCCTGCGTGGCTGCACCTCGCGCATGCTGAAGTTGCTGGCGCTGCGCCAGCTGCCCGACATATACCCTGACTTGCTGGGCCTGCAGTGGCGTGACTGTGTACGCCGCCAGCTGG GTGACTTTGACACTGAGGCTGGATATGTGCCATCCTCAGAACCCACCATGGCCAGAGATGAGCCAGACAGCCTCTCCCTGGCTCAGAAGTCACCCATCCCCAAGGCCAGGAAGCTGGGGAGGAAGCCACCAACTCCTGGCCCGGAGAAAGCAGAGGCGACTGCTGGGGGAGAGTCCCACGGTGCCTCACCTGCCCCTGATGCCAGCGCCAGCCTACCCAGCCCCACACTGAGGGCCCGCTGCCGAAGACTGCTGGCAACCGCCTGGCTTAATGGCCTGGCACTGCCCACTTGGGGCCACAAGGCCTCAGGAGCAGCCCTGCCCTCGCCCCGCCCACAGCTCTTGAGCGGCCAGAGCCATCACCTGTAG
- the C1H15orf39 gene encoding uncharacterized protein C15orf39 homolog isoform X2 — translation MAEKRPQGPLGPMLYGKLPRLEANSGPRHSLAPSAANQDPCNYKGAYFCPMEGAAKAGPERLASWTRYPPLCPASMAGSPLREDSLLASCLLYRPPAGSSEKVQDSGPGELLPFSPQAHSYPCPPLAAPKPVYRSPLCYGLSACLGEGAAKRSLDVDWTLMAGPLLPPADAPCSLTLAPGKGQSLDGTFLRGVSVGGSGKDSSGSFSPCQAFLDKYQTVHSTGFLASKYAGPYSGDPKQSLSEGPPSPWTQLAQPLGPAYQDTVPSHYPLSPPAQALSCPPACHHPEKQSSYSSVPPLQPLGAHKGAGYLAGGLSSPYLRHQTAQTPCMPPVGLDTYSYPSVPLPAPSPGLKVEPPLAPRCPLDFAPQSLGFPYARDDLVLYGASPGLRGTPPSQNSVQAVPQPSAVQQVCQPMSASQPCPEPVTEVRETQETMWLPSCRKEQLQPQLKEHPRAPIVIGDSPVPRTPPALPSCAQEHRSVLDSQGTLSPGSPPMPIIDNVFSLAPYRDYLDVQTPEAASEPDAAQPPKDSHDQDSRETPPAQEAPLRERCSLREEVALDLSVKKPMAEAPPVKVPSPAADPELPVAVGVPGAGSTVSELPGLPVTTEATPKTNFHSSVAFMFRKFKILRPAPLPAAMVPSVPTSVPASDQPAPTSTSMPIGLQILTQPLPVACFDLALPSSPAVSVAATAPTVAPSHAAAQAPTPASTPVTVDSPEQYFAGLHESLCDAISGSVAHSPPEKLREWLETAGPWGQAAWQDGQAVQGLLGRLLSQLQRFVCTQQCPFPHVVRAGAIFVPIHLVKERLFPRLPPASVDHVLQEHRVELRPTTLSEERALRERALRGCTSRMLKLLALRQLPDIYPDLLGLQWRDCVRRQLGEHGATPVATESCVSE, via the coding sequence ATGGCGGAGAAGCGGCCACAGGGCCCCCTGGGGCCCATGCTCTACGGCAAGCTGCCCCGTCTAGAGGCCAACTCTGGACCCCGGCACAGCTTGGCTCCCTCTGCTGCTAACCAGGACCCCTGCAACTACAAGGGTGCCTACTTCTGCCCCATGGAGGGTGCTGCCAAAGCAGGGCCAGAGCGGTTGGCATCCTGGACCCGGTACCCACCTTTGTGTCCTGCCAGCATGGCAGGATCCCCACTTCGGGAAGACAGCCTGTTGGCCAGCTGTCTGCTCTATCGCCCACCGGCAGGAAGCTCTGAGAAGGTGCAGGACTCTGGCCCTGGTGAGCTCCTGCCCTTCAGTCCCCAGGCTCATTCCTACCCATGCCCCCCGCTGGCAGCACCCAAACCCGTCTATCGCAGCCCTCTGTGTTATGGGCTCTCGGCTTGCCTGGGGGAAGGGGCGGCGAAGAGGTCATTGGATGTTGATTGGACACTGATGGCTGGGCCCCTGTTACCCCCTGCCGATGCACCTTGTTCTCTGACCCTGGCTCCTGGCAAGGGTCAGTCCCTGGATGGCACCTTCTTGCGTGGAGTGTCAGTTGGGGGATCTGGCAAAGACTCCTCAGGGAGCTTCTCCCCGTGCCAGGCATTCCTGGACAAGTATCAGACCGTCCACAGCACGGGCTTCCTGGCCTCCAAGTATGCAGGACCTTATTCTGGGGACCCCAAGCAGTCATTGTCTGAGGGACCTCCCAGTCCTTGGACCCAGCTGGCCCAACCCTTGGGGCCAGCCTACCAGGATACAGTGCCCTCCCACTACCCACTCTCTCCACCTGCACAGGCTCTGTCCTGCCCTCCAGCCTGTCACCACCCAGAGAAGCAGAGCAGCTACAGCTCGGTGCCCCCACTACAGCCTCTGGGAGCCCACAAGGGAGCTGGGTACCTGGCTGGTGGGCTGAGTAGCCCCTACCTGAGGCACCAGACAGCCCAGACACCCTGCATGCCCCCAGTGGGGCTGGACACTTACTCCTatccctctgttcccctcccagcaccctcacCAGGCCTTAAGGTGGAGCCACCTCTTGCTCCACGGTGCCCACTTGACTTTGCCCCCCAGTCACTGGGCTTTCCTTATGCACGGGATGACCTTGTTCTCTATGGGGCATCCCCAGGGCTCAGAGGGACACCACCTTCCCAGAACAGTGTTCAGGCTGTGCCACAGCCCAGCGCCGTCCAGCAAGTGTGCCAGCCCATGAGTGCCAGTCAGCCATGCCCAGAGCCTGTGACTGAAGTACGGGAAACTCAGGAGACCATGTGGCTGCCGAGCTGCAGGAAAGaacagctccagccccagctcaaAGAGCACCCTAGGGCACCCATTGTCATTGGAGATAGTCCAGTTCCCCGCACCCCCCCAGCACTCCCATCCTGTGCCCAGGAGCACCGGTCTGTTCTAGACAGCCAGGGCACGCTGTCCCCTGGCTCTCCACCCATGCCCATCATCGACAATGTCTTCAGCCTGGCCCCCTACCGTGACTATCTAGATGTGCAGACACCCGAGGCTGCCTCTGAGCCTGATGCGGCCCAACCCCCCAAGGACAGCCATGACCAAGACTCCAGGGAGACTCCGCCTGCCCAGGAGGCCCCTTTAAGGGAGCGTTGCTCACTTAGGGAGGAAGTGGCACTGGACTTGAGTGTGAAGAAACCCATGGCAGAGGCTCCTCCTGTCAAGGTCCCCAGTCCTGCGGCAGACCCCGAGCTCCCTGTAGCCGTGGGTGTGCCGGGCGCAGGGAGCACAGTCTCAGAATTACCTGGGTTGCCAGTGACCACTGAAGCCACCCCAAAGACCAACTTCCACAGCTCTGTGGCCTTCATGTTTCGAAAATTCAAGATCCTCCGGCCAGCACCTTTGCCTGCAGCCATGGTCCCATCCGTGCCCACCTCGGTCCCTGCCTCTGACCAGCCTGCACCCACCTCTACATCCATGCCCATTGGACTGCAGATTCTCACCCAGCCCTTGCCTGTGGCCTGCTTTGACCTGGCGCTGCCCAGTTCTCCAGCTGTATCTGTGGCCGCCACAGCCCCTACTGTGGCTCCATCACATGCTGCAGCCCAGGCTCCAACTCCAGCTTCTACCCCTGTCACAGTGGACTCCCCAGAGCAATACTTTGCAGGGCTGCATGAGTCCCTGTGTGATGCCATCTCCGGCTCAGTGGCCCACTCCCCACCCGAGAAGCTGCGCGAATGGCTGGAGACAGCTGGGCCGTGGGGCCAGGCAGCGTGGCAGGACGGCCAGgctgtgcaggggctgctgggcaggCTGCTGTCCCAGCTGCAGCGCTTCGTGTGCACACAGCAGTGCCCCTTCCCCCACGTCGTGCGGGCTGGCGCCATCTTTGTGCCCATCCACCTGGTGAAGGAGCGGCTCTTCCCAAGGCTGCCGCCTGCTTCTGTGGACCACGTGCTGCAGGAGCATCGGGTGGAGCTGCGACCCACCACACTGTCAGAGGAGCGGGCGTTGCGGGAGCGGGCCCTGCGTGGCTGCACCTCGCGCATGCTGAAGTTGCTGGCGCTGCGCCAGCTGCCCGACATATACCCTGACTTGCTGGGCCTGCAGTGGCGTGACTGTGTACGCCGCCAGCTGGGTGAGCATGGGGCAACCCCAGTCGCCACCGAAAGCTGTGTGAGCGAGTGA